CAGAGTCGAATTGATCTTTCCAGAATCACCTGTGCCGTTCAAACCAACAACGACACCAAGTCCAAAGAGTTGATTGTCTCTTGCTCCTCTGAAAATTGCGATATCTTTTATGCGTGTAATGGAGAATATCTGTGTGATCAGAATAACCAAAAACAGAACAAACAACACTTTTTTCATATTGTCACCTCACAAGAACCACTTTGCGATCGCCGAGAGAATATAATCAAGCCAAGACTCTTGATCGGGATTTTGTCTGAAGACGAGTTGACCATTCACCCATATTTGACAATTCGCGATCTTCGACGAATCAACTGTATTATCTGAAGCTATATCATCGGGTCTCACAGTTCCACGTATTATTATTTCACTGAGTTGCTCGCCTACTTTGAGCTTTTTATTGCCTTCAACGATCAAATTCCCGTTCTGTACATCAACTACCACAGCTGAAACGGTAAGGGTAACAGTAGAACTCAATTGTGCTGATCTTTGCTGTGTCGAGTTGTTATTTATGGGTATGAATTGTGATAGATCAAACTGCGTGATGTTTTTCACAGCACCCGTGAAGAGATTCAACAACGCATTTTCAAAAGCAGTGTTTTCGCTTGTGGCATTGATCTTTGGTGTTTCTTTTACGACAATGGTCACAATATCTCCTACTTTATTTGCCTTACGATCACCTACTATATTTTTGAATTGATTATTTGTCGAGCTATTCCATAACGATGCGCTATAGATGATCAACGCCTGAACCAAAATCAACACGATGAACAATCTCTTCATTATTTCAACTCCCCATGACACATATCGAATAATCTTCTTTGAGTACCCCGTGTATTAGAAAACCCGTCGAGAGATTCCTTGCCTTGATGATTTCTCCAAAATTCCCATCCTGCACAACCCTTACAAAGGTTGTAACTACTACCGAACCGATTTGAATCGTCGCTGGTAAAACTTGTCCTGCCTTAACATCGGGTGGCTTACTCAAATACATAAGATCTATTGGCTCACCCTCTTTGAACATTTTTCTACTCATCTTGCCTACCACATCATCGATTTTGTCCGTGAATTGTCCGTTTTTCCCAAAAACATTCATTTGAACGATTAAGAGATCTTCTTTTCTTATTATTTCCCCGCTCTTGATAGTTCTACATACTACTAAAACATTCCTTAAGATAGAAATATCTGCAGTAGCTTGTACATATCCAGAGAAGGTATTATTCTGAAGAAATTTGGTCAAGACATTCACTTTTCCACTGGAAATATTGAAGGAGAGTATCTCAAAATCATCTGCTTGAGGAATTTGTTGTTTAAATTGAAGGTTAGTGATCGTTGCCTCATCACCAAATTTCAGCAACAAATACTCTATAACAGAGTCCTGAACTCGTTCTAATAAATTACTACCCCATAAAAAGACTTGGAGGAACAATAGTATCGATATTAATTTTTTCACCTTTTCCATCCCTTCTCAATCAGAGAAAGGCGGATGCGCATCCGCAATGAGAAAAGAAAATTATCTCTTGAGTGTGGAAACAGTTTGGAGCATACTATCAGCGGTTTGAATTGTTCGTGCATTTAATT
The DNA window shown above is from Thermotoga profunda AZM34c06 and carries:
- a CDS encoding flagellar basal body L-ring protein FlgH encodes the protein MKRLFIVLILVQALIIYSASLWNSSTNNQFKNIVGDRKANKVGDIVTIVVKETPKINATSENTAFENALLNLFTGAVKNITQFDLSQFIPINNNSTQQRSAQLSSTVTLTVSAVVVDVQNGNLIVEGNKKLKVGEQLSEIIIRGTVRPDDIASDNTVDSSKIANCQIWVNGQLVFRQNPDQESWLDYILSAIAKWFL
- the flgA gene encoding flagellar basal body P-ring formation chaperone FlgA; the protein is MKKLISILLFLQVFLWGSNLLERVQDSVIEYLLLKFGDEATITNLQFKQQIPQADDFEILSFNISSGKVNVLTKFLQNNTFSGYVQATADISILRNVLVVCRTIKSGEIIRKEDLLIVQMNVFGKNGQFTDKIDDVVGKMSRKMFKEGEPIDLMYLSKPPDVKAGQVLPATIQIGSVVVTTFVRVVQDGNFGEIIKARNLSTGFLIHGVLKEDYSICVMGS